Within the Arachis duranensis cultivar V14167 chromosome 10, aradu.V14167.gnm2.J7QH, whole genome shotgun sequence genome, the region TTTCGTACTTTTTAGCTACTCCACACCTTGTTGAGTTGAGtttttatttcagaaaaaatagtcaaaatgaTCTTGAAAAGAAACATACACAAATTTCTTACAAACAAGTTTTTTAGTATTTGATGGATTTACAATTATACTTTAATCAGTTAATGATGATAATTTTTAAgtaattaataacaaattagAACAAATGAATATGATAAAATAGAGAGCCATGAGAGAACCAAAATgcgatttattattttatcggAAGATGTTATTATACTCTCTCCTCCTAATTTTGGACctcaataattaaaaagagaaagagaaagagaaagaaggagaGCTGAATTCTTACcttagaaatataatttagtCAGAAACCAAATCATATAATTAGAAGTAATTAAGATACTTCATTTCCTTCATATTCAGATCGAGCTGCTTCTTTTTTGATGAGAAGTAACTCAAAACTCAAAGTCAAAGTCAAAGATAACATCAAccttaacaaaaaaatcaataaactaatctgtattattattattatttaaaaataactacAGTGAATCTTTCTaaaattagtttgattttttaaaatttaaaaatctaatatattttatatattaactaatttttaaaattaacaattaaatttatatcttttatagtatttttaaattttaaaattattttaccaaacgtaatttttattacttatatttattaaaaattatttttaatataatttaacaagtaccctttttaaaaaataaaagctttATAATGCCAAAACTACCTTTGCAATTGCATTTTGACTTGAGGGCATGCACATGGCGGCTCAACACCCAACAGCGGCGCTCCTCTTGTGTGAAGTGGTGATGGAGATCCTCTCTTGGGTTCCTGCAAAGCCTCTCACGCGCCTCAAGCTTGTGTGCAAATCATGGAACTCCATCATCTCCCACCCTCACTTCGTCAAACTTCACCTTCACCGATCACCCAAAAATTCCATCCTCTTCTTTACGCGAACAAAAAGGCTCACCCTCGGCGAAGAAGAAAAACAGGGCTTAGTGTTGAGTAGCGTTGAATTTTTCATCCGAAATCCATCATCCTCTCTTGATGCTCAAGAGAATCGCCACTCTCTACATTTAGAAGACTGGGTTTCGGGTTCATGCAACGGGTTGGTTTGTGTGGCCCATATTCTTTGCCACCACAACAACGATATTTGCGATATCTGGTTGCGTTTATTGAACCCTCTCACAGGGTTTGTTTCAGAGAACTCGCCGTGCTTACGTGCCAATGTGCATAATTCTTTTGGGTTTGGGTATGATGAGTCAAGTGACAGTTACAAGGTAGTGACTCTCATTCGGGATTCTTCTGGAACAGTAACTGCGCAAGTTTATAGCTTCGGTGGCAGTTCTTGGAAGACGATCAACAGTCTCCctgcttttctgttttttgcTGGAGATATTAATGGCCACTTCATCGGTGGCACTCTTAATTGGCTATTTCTCCGTAACCCGCATGGAGATGATTATGATTGGGCTGCTGTTACACTTGATATGTTAATGATTGTTTCTTTTGACCTGAAATCGGAGACAAGTAAACAGATTCTGCTTCCAAAGGGTATCCATGAGATCCCCCGTCAAGAGCCAACTCTGGGGGTTTGGGGAAATAGGCTGTATCTTCTTCATGATTACAAGAACACTCATTTCATTGCATGGCAAATGAAGGAGTTTGGAGATGAAAATTCTTGGACTCAATTGCTAAAGATTAGTTTTCACCATCTCGGTGTTGAAAGGCTATTATTACCGGAGTTTATATTTGATAATGGAAATATCTTCTTGTTGAGAGGCAGGCTTCCTTTTGAGAAAGTTTTTTATGACCGAAGAGATAATAGTGTTACACGCGTTAATATCTTGGCCCACAATCGTTACTTCGATGCATTTGATTATGTTGAGAGCTTGGTTCAGCCTTGTTAAAATTCGGTACCTATTACTTGTCGGAgtattgtttttagttttttttttttttattcggAGTAAATTTATCATGCAGCATATGATTTCTTAGATCTTTAGATACATGTCTAATAGGATAGCAACTAAAATAAGATTGCTTTCTCACATTGTTACATACATGTCTAATAGGATGGTAACTATGTGTATTCTGAATTTTGTTGCTGTGAGATAGTTAATACgaaaagaagatgatgaaataTTGACTAATGAGAATTTTTTACCATTGAAAAAGTTAGATGTACTAAATTTggatcaatatttatttattaatagctTGCAAAACTTTCATTGTGGAAGAAGTGAATGGAAAAATAAGTGCGTATATGTAAGTTACTAAATTAGGAACTTAGTTGTCAATGAAAATATAGACAACAATTTCTATCTGTAGGGTCTGAAAAATATGACACCAATGATTACAAAGATAAACCAGAAGAGTGCAATGGAGCTTGAATCATATGGCTTGGGTACAAGAATGGTACGTAATTCCTACTAGTAGTAGTTATAGTGATTAGATCCTAACATGTTGCAACCGTAATGTTGAGAACTTTCGATGATACAACATGTGTAGCATGTTACTGCAAGCATAGGAATGTAAGCAGTGAAGATTAAGAACCAAAAGTTTATAGAACTAGGAGCAGTTATTAGGTGAGATATATGGAGTTAAACGCAAAATGGTCCCGCGTTTTGCACTAAAATCATTCTTGAGATTCCAATTGCACTAATTATGTTCCtgagattgaaaaaaatgcaTCATATTAGTCCCTGACCCACATGGACCGTTAGTGACACGTGTTcatgatttggccacgtgtaatggtatgatgatgtggtgaccagtgacacgtggcatgctgaTGTGGATGGTTGTGCTACGTGTCACAATGTCATTTGGCCACGTGTCCAGTTGTGTCACGTGTCTATTCGCCCACGTGTTATCCATTATGCTATCGTTGTATATGCACTAAATTAGTCTCTCACTTTgcattaagtgactcattttagtccctaaAATTGAATGCCGTGCACCAAACTAGTCCattcaccaattttttctcattttttctataaattcaaaattctcaatatttttaaatgcattaatttcaattttattttttcacatgttcttcaaataaaagtatttttataaaatattttttctcttacgAATACCCTAATCGTTGACTTGGAGTTGACGTGAAAGCTTTTCAAGCATCTTCACTACCATCTCCGACctctttcaatatttttataaaatatttttttcttgcaGATACCTCTAATAGCCGCTGTCTTGGAGTTGACGTGAAGGCATTTCACGCTTCCCTCATTACCATCTTCGACCTCTTTCGTCTAGACTGCAGAGGTCAATGGTGATAGTGAGGGTGCTTGACGTGCCTTCAATCTAGCTCATTTATACATAATGAAAACGTGTatttcataagaaaaaaaagtttattttaattattaatttcttgttaaaaacACATGTTGTTTTATGAAAAAAAGTGTCTaatcaattatataattatttttttataataacatacttatatattataaaatttaccaatattaaattattaaaaaaattatataattaaaactaaaatcttaaaaatttttataaaagcacttgtatttaaacgatatatgaaaaaaatagaattgaaattagtgtatccaagatattaaaattttaaatttaaaaaaaatagaaaaaattggtgaagggactagtttggtgcacgacattcaatttcagggactaaaatgagtcacttaatgcAAAGTGAGGGACTAATTTAGTGCATATACAACGATGGCATAATGGATGACACGCGGACGAAAACTGTTACGACACGTGGCCAAATaacattgtgacacgtggcacaaccatccacgtcagcatgccacgtgtcactagTCACCACATCATCATACCATTACACGTGGCCAAATCATAAAGTGACATGTGTCACCTACAGTCTACATCATCATGCCATGTCATCACGTGTCGTTAATGGAAAATGGGTCCGGGACTAATATGGtgcatttttttcaatcttAGGAACGTAATTGGTGCAATTGGAATCAGAGACAATTTTAGTGCAAAACGCCAATCTCAGGGACCATTTTGGAGTTTAACTCGATATATATGTGTGGTAATTCCTTTGCCAATGTTATTAATTCCTTGAAAATATTTACTTGTTTTCATAATTTCCACTGGTGCTATCATATCTTATGGTAAACTAGACATTTTATGACAATATCTTGTTATATTGAAGATCAAGAGCAATATTTTCAAACTTAGTAATGATGTTTCTGTATGACGAGATATCCAGTGTCGTGTGTGCAAAAGATTATGGTCAATCCTTGGTTCTGGCTTGCAATTAAGTTGCTTGTCAACGGTTGACTTCTATGAATTCTTCTGAAATCATGCAAGTGGTTTTAAACCCTTGCATTTCATTTAAGGATACAGAAGATCAGGGTGCCGTAAATACTTTTGGTGTTCCCTTAGTTTGACTAACTGTTGTTCCTGTTCATTCATCGTGCTAATTTTGGTTCTAAATATGTTGTTGGgtgaatttattttgaatttattcaaGATAATGTCATGAAAAAGTGAGCTAGTAtttacaaattataatataatgaaGTTAGTTGTGAATTAGGATATTGACACTGAATCTGTTTTTGATGTGAATTGCAATATTAACACCCAATCTGTTTATCTAAGTGTTGGCCTAGATTCTTCATCCATGCAAATTAAAAAGTCTAACTAAACGAGTTTGATTGGAAAGGGATAGTTTAAAGAgtttaaaatataaagaaattaaaatttcacaaaataaaatttttaattattatataaaaacaatgacaTATTGATAATATGCTTTGAAGATTGGTGAGTGAAGCAGAAAGAGCACACACTAAGTTGGAGAGAATTGAGAAATAAACTCAATCTAAAGTGAAAGATCTCAAACGAAAGTAGCTGATACACGTGGCTTATATAGCAGCAAACTACAACTAACTTAGCCTCTAACTAACTGATCCTAAGTGGCAAGTAACAATAACTAACTCTACAACTGTCATCTACTTAATTTAGTCATGCCAACCATGCATGCATGAGCTGAACTTGGCTGCATGAGGTTGCACCATATTCTGTGAGCTTCTCTTTATCAAGTAACACTGCCAATTAAGTTAAcaagttaataattttttttttcaaatagtgGCAATCAAGCATTTTCTGCTAAAACCTACGCAATGAAGGAAAGTGAATTAAAATAacgaaaaatgaaagaaaattattCCATCAAATATATAAGaagattctatttttatttgcttTGATGCTAATAATAAAGATCAGTCGATTAAGTCATGTATTTATAACTTAATTAACATACTACCACATCAAGTGGGAAAATGTTTGCATATTTCCAAAACAAAAATGCTACGTGCACACCAAAATCTGATGGAGAATATTATCCTCTGCTTCAAGTTACAGCAAGTTTCCCACAACTCCACAAGCATGGTTCACAAATAGTTTGCTACAACCTATGAAACAAGTAAAATTCAAGAGTCATTGGTGTTATAAGGATATGACTCTACAGATTCATAATATTTCAATGGCTCATCTAGACACTCAAATGATGACCTTCTTATccataataatgcaaggaatgTGAGCAACTTTAGGCCACTCTTTCTCCCCATTACTCCGACAACTCGCTTCTAACAATGGACAACTCCCTATAGTCAATACCGAAAGAGATGAAAGCTATCCTTCAAGAGAAGTCAGATTTTCCCATCCAAATGTCTTATACCATCAAGATGATAGATGTGTAGGGAGATAAGAGTAGAGGGTAATAGTGGCACTTCCATCTTCATTAGCATGTTAACCAGATAACCACCTTCAATTTCTAACTCTGAAAGGCAAGTAAGATGTTCAAGGCTACATTTAATGATATCTGCATTTGAGCTGATTCGAAGTGTTCGTAAACTGATAGGATGACCTTAATTTGCAAAAAACTGCATACTTGGGAGGTTAAGAACTGTCAATTCTTGAAGGCCAACAAGAGCATTAATCGGTTCTAGTAGTGAATTAAGCTTGTTGCAATATGACACCCAAAAACGTCTGAGCTTAGGAGTTGGCAATCCAAGATGAAGAAATGTTAGACACTGGGgtgcatcttcttcttctgaaatTGAAAATGATTTCAAATTCTTACATTCTATAAAGTAGATCCACTTGAGCACAGGGAGAGAGCCTAAGGGAAATGATATCAGTGAGCAACAACTATTCCATATTGTCAAAGATTCAAGTGCCATGTAACTATGTAGGGATTCATGATTTGGGAATTCAAAGTTCTCACAATTTTTTAGGAACAGAACTCTTCAGCAGTGCAGCTATCCCATTCTAATGATAGATCTTCAAtttgttctttcttcttcatattGGCTTGTGAAGCATCACAGGTGTCAACAATGTTTTGTAGCTTTGAAATGCAGAGCTTCCCCTGCAAATTGGGAAATTTTTGCAATTCTCCCACCTTCAATCCATTTTGCTGTCTGCTAACAACAAACCCAGATAAAGTTTGGAGATTTTCTAGTCTGCTATTTGTGCCGGTATCTCCTGCAATTGAGTTCCACTAATGTCGAGGTGGCGAAGATTCACCATCATTCCTATCTCCTCAGGTAATTCAGTGGAAACTTAGATTGTAGAGCTTGCAAACCACAGAAGGCAACCTTTTAATGTTAGTGCCAGAAAGATCTAAATGCCGCAAATGTTTTAAAGCTCCAATGGAGTCTGGTAACTCAGAGATATTCTTGTAGTGTGACAAGAATAATACCCGCAACTGTTTTAACTTGGGCAACAAGTCATATATTACCTTGTTTGATAGGTAATAGTCAAATGACCATCCATTTAATGGTAAGGGAAGGAAAACCATCACATTTTTTTCACAATTTCTCTTCCAATTCCTTCTAGGTTGGACCTTTCACTGGAATTATTTGCTCCAAATGCGTGTTCAGCAAGTAAAGACCAGCAATCTTCAGTATCAAGAGATGTCAAATGGAAGATAAGAAAAGTTTGCATAGCAGAGTATTCAAGTTATCAGTATTTGTTGTTTTTGAGGTAACCGATTCAAGCAGAGTCTTAGTGACCCTGAAAACCATCAAAATCCTTTGAAACACATGCCC harbors:
- the LOC107471669 gene encoding F-box/kelch-repeat protein At3g23880-like — encoded protein: MHMAAQHPTAALLLCEVVMEILSWVPAKPLTRLKLVCKSWNSIISHPHFVKLHLHRSPKNSILFFTRTKRLTLGEEEKQGLVLSSVEFFIRNPSSSLDAQENRHSLHLEDWVSGSCNGLVCVAHILCHHNNDICDIWLRLLNPLTGFVSENSPCLRANVHNSFGFGYDESSDSYKVVTLIRDSSGTVTAQVYSFGGSSWKTINSLPAFLFFAGDINGHFIGGTLNWLFLRNPHGDDYDWAAVTLDMLMIVSFDLKSETSKQILLPKGIHEIPRQEPTLGVWGNRLYLLHDYKNTHFIAWQMKEFGDENSWTQLLKISFHHLGVERLLLPEFIFDNGNIFLLRGRLPFEKVFYDRRDNSVTRVNILAHNRYFDAFDYVESLVQPC